One segment of Rubripirellula amarantea DNA contains the following:
- a CDS encoding DUF1501 domain-containing protein, with translation MNSHTNYQGRSIHCPGPDLGLSHPDANSIVAHTSARYARSGRRSFMKMGLAGCASLSLPGLLRLRANEPNQTKRKRAVIMVWKPGGCSHLDTYDPKPDSGSEYRGPFGVIPTKVPGLNFTELLPKQAAIADKFTILRSMHQTAPGHPAGSMQLLSGDPDTRDKPKPKLPDWMSVANYLHSQDGPRDNPLPRYVGINPPVQYNGPAYLGDAYAPFSVNGDPNNPQFVVPNIGLSDASQIDRLRRRVDLRAELDTLSRAVDQTGEMGALDEFESQAMTLLTNPKTKDAFDLTQESDETRDRYGRNTWGQQLLMARRLAEAGVEVLTSSLRGPLCGRVQNWDDHAVNHHIFDAMRFRAAAYDQAVSALIEDIYERGLDKEILVVVTGEFGRTPKINYQPSTGAGNASAAAGTKQPGREHWPRAFSNLWAGGGIETGRFIGATDKRGEDVIERHCGPGDFLATIYHHLGIDSSNVFIKNFNGRPTPIVDHGRPIKELMGSVGS, from the coding sequence ATGAACTCGCATACAAACTACCAAGGTCGTTCGATCCACTGCCCCGGCCCGGACCTCGGCTTAAGCCATCCTGATGCGAACTCGATAGTGGCGCATACATCCGCGCGCTACGCGAGAAGTGGTCGTCGCAGCTTCATGAAAATGGGCCTTGCCGGATGCGCCTCTCTTAGCTTGCCTGGGTTGTTGCGATTGCGAGCCAACGAACCAAACCAAACCAAGCGAAAGCGCGCGGTCATCATGGTTTGGAAACCCGGTGGATGCTCTCATCTTGACACCTATGATCCCAAACCAGATTCAGGATCAGAGTACCGTGGCCCGTTCGGCGTGATTCCGACGAAGGTCCCAGGCCTCAACTTCACCGAACTGCTGCCCAAACAGGCGGCGATCGCGGACAAGTTCACGATCTTGCGGAGCATGCATCAAACTGCTCCGGGACATCCAGCCGGCTCGATGCAATTGCTCTCAGGCGATCCGGACACGCGAGACAAACCCAAACCGAAGCTCCCCGATTGGATGTCAGTAGCCAACTACCTGCATTCACAAGACGGACCTCGCGACAATCCTTTGCCTCGCTATGTGGGAATCAACCCTCCGGTGCAATACAACGGTCCAGCCTATCTCGGCGATGCCTACGCCCCTTTTTCCGTCAACGGTGATCCCAACAATCCCCAGTTCGTTGTTCCCAACATCGGCTTGTCGGACGCTTCGCAGATCGATCGACTACGCCGCCGAGTGGACCTGCGAGCTGAACTTGACACGCTTTCGCGAGCCGTTGATCAAACCGGCGAGATGGGCGCGTTGGATGAATTTGAATCGCAGGCCATGACTCTACTGACCAATCCCAAAACGAAAGACGCATTTGACCTGACTCAAGAATCCGATGAGACGCGAGACCGTTACGGTCGCAACACATGGGGACAACAATTGTTAATGGCTCGTCGCTTGGCCGAAGCCGGAGTGGAAGTCCTGACAAGTAGCCTTCGAGGACCGCTTTGCGGACGCGTTCAAAATTGGGACGACCACGCAGTCAATCACCACATCTTTGACGCAATGCGATTTCGGGCCGCTGCTTATGACCAAGCCGTGTCGGCTTTGATCGAAGATATCTACGAACGAGGCTTGGATAAGGAAATCCTTGTGGTAGTGACCGGTGAATTCGGTCGCACTCCAAAGATCAACTATCAACCAAGCACGGGAGCAGGAAACGCGTCGGCGGCAGCGGGCACTAAACAACCCGGCCGTGAACATTGGCCTCGAGCATTCTCCAATCTATGGGCGGGTGGCGGTATTGAAACAGGACGTTTTATCGGAGCCACCGATAAGCGAGGTGAAGACGTGATTGAGCGCCATTGCGGCCCCGGGGATTTCCTGGCCACGATCTACCATCACTTGGGGATCGATTCGAGCAATGTCTTCATCAAGAATTTCAATGGTCGCCCTACCCCGATCGTTGACCACGGTCGCCCCATCAAAGAATTGATGGGCAGCGTTGGGTCCTAA
- a CDS encoding polyprenol monophosphomannose synthase, with protein MIHEFPQPDSQSQCELSIVVPTYCEAENLPKLFQRLDQTLNESGLRAEVVVVDDNSDDGTEFVCMRYGKSLPIRLYVRKHDRGLSSAVVLGMKKSKGETICVMDADLSHPPERIPALYEALTQQNECTDFVIGSRYVEGGSTTDDWGFLRWLNSRLATLAARPFTSASDPMAGFFAMHRRDFIRSESLLNPIGYKIGLELMVKCDLNHVVEVPIRFSNRIHGESKLTLQEQLNYVKHLVCLFRHKYPSLGRLAFLPNPTIQTGSASSEDISPSYDSTEGVHSRDAVAAPDHLQSRRHAA; from the coding sequence ATGATACATGAGTTTCCTCAACCAGATTCACAATCTCAATGTGAATTGTCAATCGTTGTACCAACGTACTGCGAGGCTGAGAACTTACCCAAGTTGTTTCAACGACTCGACCAAACTCTCAATGAGTCTGGTCTGCGAGCAGAAGTCGTGGTCGTGGACGACAACAGTGACGATGGAACCGAATTCGTCTGCATGCGATACGGAAAATCTCTTCCCATCCGTCTGTACGTTCGCAAGCACGACCGCGGGCTTTCCAGTGCCGTTGTGTTGGGAATGAAAAAATCCAAAGGCGAAACGATATGCGTGATGGACGCAGACCTGTCCCATCCGCCCGAACGGATTCCAGCACTGTATGAAGCTCTGACTCAGCAGAACGAGTGCACCGATTTTGTGATTGGAAGCCGCTACGTTGAAGGCGGCAGCACCACCGATGACTGGGGATTCTTGCGTTGGCTAAATTCTCGGCTGGCCACGCTTGCAGCTCGACCGTTTACCTCGGCTTCGGACCCCATGGCCGGATTCTTCGCAATGCATCGGAGAGACTTCATTCGATCGGAATCGCTGCTGAACCCCATAGGTTACAAAATCGGCTTGGAATTGATGGTGAAGTGCGATCTCAATCATGTGGTCGAGGTCCCCATTCGTTTCTCCAATCGCATTCATGGCGAGAGCAAGTTGACCTTACAAGAACAACTCAACTATGTGAAACATTTGGTTTGCTTGTTCCGGCATAAGTACCCATCACTCGGACGTCTGGCCTTCTTACCGAACCCGACTATTCAGACAGGTTCCGCGAGCAGCGAAGACATCTCGCCGAGTTATGACTCCACGGAAGGCGTGCATTCGCGTGATGCGGTTGCTGCCCCTGATCATCTCCAGTCGCGTCGTCACGCTGCATGA
- a CDS encoding ArnT family glycosyltransferase yields MTPRKACIRVMRLLPLIISSRVVTLHEAMKEMESQRMNDHAIEPQAPPRVRVWLEATFWISLILTLWIHGTRINQHGLRGEEARRGLVAAEMIRTGDWIVPRQQGTIFLSRPPLQNWIIAGTSFITGDINRLAIRLPSVIALLMTVGLIYAYCRRWMGTGPAMLACLAYATMGQVLELGYLGETESMYTLVVAGSILIWHWGWTANWSPKVVWAAGYSLAAAGMLAKGYQAPVYFVASVFLYVVAMGQWRSLFTWAHFVGILSFLAIWNAWNVPYLWMTGLQNTIAMYHNDVAIRFNDQTWMTWAEHLIQFPLEVFVCMLPWSLLLPILLMPRFWKGAGRFREPLSLAIAAIVITFPSVWFTPGAHGRYYMPLYPLLAILIAIATEKVLQDSVLQIDLRHERWSSRFSNWLYTAAWQRYQVGFAVAMIVGAGLIGFGSKLTGIDAIVPETLHRLLLVAMLSAVAVTLLRTMKTAQASQFRVAVIATVIGVGVIHVGIITRRTLVDTNDTRAVIAEIKQSIPADQPLVSVGLVDHLFALHYRDEIPIVADIKPADDLDCEVTYVCFNPNRKIEIPHGVRLETIKTINCKRSKKSSRDRQVTIAKCVWDAEYIAELRSQRNGARGRSY; encoded by the coding sequence ATGACTCCACGGAAGGCGTGCATTCGCGTGATGCGGTTGCTGCCCCTGATCATCTCCAGTCGCGTCGTCACGCTGCATGAGGCCATGAAAGAAATGGAATCTCAAAGGATGAACGACCATGCCATTGAACCGCAAGCCCCTCCTCGAGTTCGCGTTTGGCTTGAAGCAACGTTTTGGATCTCCTTGATCCTGACACTCTGGATCCACGGAACCCGAATCAATCAACACGGCTTGCGAGGTGAAGAAGCGCGACGGGGATTGGTCGCCGCAGAAATGATTCGCACTGGCGATTGGATCGTTCCTCGACAGCAGGGCACGATCTTCCTTAGCCGTCCTCCGCTTCAAAACTGGATCATTGCCGGAACTAGCTTTATCACCGGAGACATCAATCGTTTGGCGATTCGACTGCCTAGCGTGATCGCATTGCTGATGACCGTTGGCTTGATCTACGCGTATTGCCGGCGTTGGATGGGGACTGGGCCTGCGATGTTGGCGTGCCTAGCGTACGCGACGATGGGACAGGTGCTCGAATTAGGTTACCTCGGCGAAACCGAGTCCATGTACACACTGGTGGTCGCCGGCTCGATCTTGATTTGGCACTGGGGTTGGACCGCGAACTGGTCACCCAAGGTTGTTTGGGCCGCTGGCTACTCGCTCGCCGCTGCCGGGATGTTGGCCAAGGGGTACCAAGCCCCGGTCTATTTCGTTGCTTCAGTCTTCTTGTACGTTGTTGCCATGGGACAATGGCGGAGCTTGTTCACCTGGGCGCACTTCGTTGGCATCCTCAGCTTCCTGGCGATTTGGAACGCTTGGAACGTACCGTACCTTTGGATGACTGGTCTTCAGAACACGATTGCGATGTATCACAACGACGTCGCAATTCGGTTTAACGACCAAACTTGGATGACTTGGGCGGAACACTTGATTCAGTTCCCACTCGAAGTATTCGTTTGCATGCTACCCTGGTCGCTTCTCTTACCGATCTTGTTGATGCCACGATTCTGGAAGGGTGCTGGACGATTCCGCGAACCGTTATCGCTTGCCATTGCAGCTATTGTGATCACGTTCCCCTCGGTTTGGTTCACTCCAGGCGCCCATGGACGATACTACATGCCGCTCTATCCGCTCCTTGCAATCCTGATTGCAATCGCGACAGAAAAAGTACTTCAGGACTCCGTTCTTCAAATCGACTTGCGTCACGAACGATGGAGTTCTCGCTTTTCGAACTGGCTATACACGGCAGCATGGCAGCGCTATCAAGTCGGGTTTGCGGTTGCGATGATTGTTGGTGCGGGGCTGATAGGGTTTGGATCAAAACTCACCGGCATCGACGCCATTGTGCCCGAAACGCTGCATCGACTTTTATTGGTGGCAATGCTGTCGGCGGTCGCCGTCACGCTGCTTCGGACCATGAAGACCGCTCAAGCCTCTCAATTTCGAGTGGCTGTCATTGCGACTGTGATTGGCGTTGGAGTAATCCACGTGGGCATCATTACTCGGCGAACACTTGTGGACACCAATGACACTCGAGCAGTGATCGCTGAAATCAAACAAAGCATCCCTGCCGACCAACCGTTAGTGAGTGTTGGGCTGGTGGACCACCTTTTCGCCCTTCACTACCGAGATGAGATACCGATTGTCGCAGATATAAAGCCTGCTGATGACCTTGATTGCGAAGTCACTTACGTCTGTTTTAATCCGAACCGTAAAATTGAGATTCCACACGGCGTTCGGCTCGAAACGATCAAAACTATCAATTGCAAACGCAGTAAGAAATCGAGTCGGGACCGTCAGGTCACAATTGCCAAGTGCGTTTGGGATGCCGAGTACATCGCAGAACTGCGGTCGCAACGAAACGGCGCAAGGGGCAGATCTTACTAA
- a CDS encoding glycoside hydrolase 5 family protein codes for MFRRYQSLSFVLFMFLVATGLSTSTWGQDARPQTTPATESRVPPAKPLFRDFMGINGHTVNFKPELYRPVARLVRDYHPIDWDLGDDTAYPVEFPFARNGVNWESVYGSWKEHGIEIDACLMFSSIAPDRWKNLQADAERYGSEFAKNFGPSSKRNLVSTVEIGNEPGNYDHDTYIEVFRSMAKGVRKADPQMKIATCNVYADEGGDYHKPADRFLGLDELYDVLSIHSYAMISSWPKWERSYPEDQRFPGFIRDIDRLIEWRNNKAPDKEVWLTEFGYDSSTKKPTKDDEFAQWEGSSDTQQAQWLVRSYFLFATRDLQRAYIYFFNDEDVPKLHNASGLTRHYQPKPSYFAVSHLLQTLGDYRFSRVVQRQVDQSCVYEFAHETDPNQAVWVAWSPTGVDRKSEVEVDLDSWQIERGEQMPMADETPDTVTVTREGEKVVLPISESPSYFWLKR; via the coding sequence ATGTTTCGACGCTACCAATCGTTGTCGTTTGTCCTGTTCATGTTTCTGGTTGCGACCGGACTTTCAACGTCTACCTGGGGGCAAGATGCAAGGCCTCAAACGACGCCTGCTACCGAGTCGAGAGTCCCGCCGGCGAAACCGTTGTTTCGCGATTTCATGGGGATCAATGGGCACACGGTCAACTTCAAGCCGGAACTATATCGACCGGTCGCGAGATTAGTTCGCGACTATCATCCGATCGATTGGGATCTCGGAGACGATACGGCTTACCCAGTCGAGTTTCCATTTGCACGAAATGGAGTGAATTGGGAATCCGTCTACGGTTCATGGAAAGAGCATGGCATCGAGATTGATGCATGCTTGATGTTCTCGTCAATTGCACCAGACCGTTGGAAGAACTTGCAGGCCGACGCTGAACGATATGGAAGTGAGTTCGCCAAGAACTTTGGGCCGTCTTCAAAACGCAACTTAGTGTCCACTGTCGAGATCGGAAACGAGCCCGGGAACTATGATCATGACACGTACATCGAAGTCTTTCGCAGCATGGCCAAGGGAGTGCGGAAAGCAGATCCCCAAATGAAGATCGCGACTTGTAATGTCTACGCGGACGAGGGGGGAGACTACCACAAACCCGCCGATCGCTTTCTTGGTCTTGATGAGCTTTACGACGTGCTAAGCATTCATTCCTACGCAATGATCAGCTCTTGGCCCAAGTGGGAACGATCGTATCCCGAAGACCAACGCTTCCCAGGATTCATTCGCGATATTGATCGCTTAATCGAATGGCGAAATAACAAGGCGCCCGACAAAGAGGTTTGGTTGACGGAGTTCGGATACGACAGTTCAACCAAGAAGCCGACCAAAGATGATGAGTTTGCCCAGTGGGAGGGCAGTTCTGATACGCAGCAAGCTCAATGGCTAGTTCGCTCATACTTTCTGTTTGCAACTCGCGACTTGCAACGCGCTTACATCTATTTCTTTAACGATGAAGATGTTCCCAAGCTCCACAACGCTTCGGGATTGACTCGTCACTACCAACCCAAACCGTCGTACTTCGCGGTTTCGCATTTGCTTCAGACACTAGGCGACTACCGGTTTTCGCGGGTCGTCCAGCGGCAGGTTGATCAATCTTGCGTCTACGAATTCGCCCACGAAACGGATCCAAATCAAGCAGTCTGGGTGGCCTGGTCACCAACGGGCGTGGATCGAAAGAGCGAAGTCGAAGTGGATTTAGACAGTTGGCAAATCGAACGTGGTGAGCAAATGCCAATGGCGGATGAGACGCCTGATACCGTGACGGTCACGCGTGAAGGTGAAAAGGTCGTACTGCCGATCAGCGAATCACCCAGCTACTTTTGGCTAAAACGCTAG
- the kdsB gene encoding 3-deoxy-manno-octulosonate cytidylyltransferase has translation MSALIVIPARLASSRLPEKLLQKVGGKSVLHHTYVQATQSRVAQGVVVAVDHQRLADEVEQFGGKWIMTSESCASGTDRIAEVAAAMPDVDVFVNVQGDEPEIDPATIDAVAQLLLSDSQADMATVGVPLRNADALADPNQVKIVMGTGGRAVTFSRAAVPFARDGVSDELLNAEPPIFWHHVGLYAYRREFLDWFCSQPPSPLETTEKLEQLRAIEAGKRIVVTRVESNAAGIDTSTDLEAFRVRFANA, from the coding sequence ATGTCTGCTTTGATTGTGATTCCCGCGCGTCTTGCATCATCTCGTTTGCCTGAGAAGTTGCTGCAGAAAGTTGGTGGCAAATCAGTCCTTCACCATACTTACGTGCAAGCAACCCAAAGTCGCGTTGCTCAAGGTGTGGTCGTGGCTGTGGATCACCAACGGCTTGCCGACGAAGTCGAACAATTCGGCGGAAAGTGGATCATGACTAGCGAGAGCTGCGCCAGCGGAACCGACCGAATTGCTGAAGTGGCTGCCGCAATGCCAGATGTCGATGTCTTTGTGAATGTTCAAGGCGATGAACCCGAGATCGATCCGGCGACAATTGATGCTGTGGCCCAGTTGTTACTTTCTGATTCGCAAGCCGACATGGCAACTGTGGGAGTTCCATTGCGAAACGCTGATGCACTAGCAGATCCCAACCAAGTAAAGATCGTAATGGGCACCGGCGGTCGGGCGGTCACGTTCAGTCGTGCGGCGGTGCCGTTCGCGCGCGATGGCGTGAGCGATGAATTGCTGAACGCTGAGCCACCGATATTTTGGCATCATGTCGGCTTGTATGCCTACCGACGCGAGTTCCTGGATTGGTTTTGTTCACAGCCGCCTAGCCCGTTAGAAACAACTGAGAAATTAGAGCAGCTACGGGCGATCGAGGCGGGAAAGCGGATTGTTGTTACCCGAGTAGAATCGAATGCTGCGGGGATCGACACGTCAACGGATCTGGAAGCGTTTCGCGTTCGCTTCGCCAATGCATGA
- a CDS encoding PTS sugar transporter subunit IIA yields MKFLFQSIAEGSCLLNLEAGDMREIISQAVDFLVQTGRLTEKLRNPVVDGILERERAVPTVIGHACAVPHFYDDAIEAPAMVFIRLKRAVNLGAPDGIATRYVFVMIGDRSKTTQHLDSLSTIARLMSDNVFHFETTYAKTQQDVLDAMERHVNRNVLATAPKPRKVSEGLQAPPKLFAGLMADIRRRLPHYIDDFKSGFRAKSVASIVFMFFACLAPAVTFGGFMGLETGGAIGAPEMLLATSVCGLLYALFAGSPLIILGGIGPLLIFTIILFQLCKDLGYADQFLGVYGWVGLWTSLMTVLLAVTGASNLMKYFTRFTDEIFSALMSLIFIYKAVEALLVEFHASDVEQGGSHEKALLALVLAVGTFYIAMTLAGFRNSKYLLPWIREFLADFGPSIALCAMIYVAWSLGGIDTLETLKVSGSADAASRSSWVVDLWSVPVWIKFAAAGPAALATVLVFLSQNITARLVNSHENKLVKGEAYHLDLAVVGGLIGLSSLFGWPWMVAATVRSLAHVRALSTFQEVVSKSQRREEIIHVAENRVTGIAIHVLIGGTLLVLPLLEYVPMATLYGIFLFMGFVSLRGIQFIERIGFLLMDSKLYPINHYTRRVPTRTINLFTMIQFVCLVVLCLVNVAPYQPLRILFPVFIALLVPIRFLLDRFFDKDHLAFLDADEVPEEEGSHWM; encoded by the coding sequence GTGAAATTTCTCTTTCAATCCATCGCCGAAGGTAGCTGCTTACTCAACCTCGAAGCCGGAGACATGCGTGAAATTATCTCGCAGGCGGTTGACTTCCTCGTCCAAACAGGCCGGCTGACCGAGAAACTTCGCAATCCGGTCGTTGACGGCATCCTAGAGCGAGAGCGTGCGGTTCCTACCGTGATCGGTCACGCCTGCGCGGTTCCTCACTTCTACGATGATGCCATCGAAGCTCCGGCTATGGTTTTCATTCGATTGAAGCGAGCCGTCAATTTGGGCGCACCCGATGGCATCGCAACGCGGTACGTGTTTGTGATGATCGGCGATCGATCGAAAACGACTCAGCATCTCGATTCGTTGTCCACGATAGCTCGACTGATGTCGGACAACGTTTTTCACTTTGAAACAACCTACGCAAAGACTCAGCAAGACGTGCTCGATGCCATGGAACGGCACGTCAACCGAAATGTTCTGGCCACCGCGCCGAAACCTCGCAAAGTCAGCGAAGGGCTGCAGGCACCGCCGAAACTTTTCGCCGGCTTGATGGCGGACATACGACGTCGTTTGCCTCACTACATTGATGATTTCAAATCAGGGTTTCGAGCAAAGTCAGTTGCCTCAATCGTGTTCATGTTCTTTGCCTGTTTAGCGCCCGCGGTCACGTTTGGTGGCTTCATGGGGCTTGAAACAGGCGGTGCGATTGGCGCACCCGAGATGTTATTGGCGACTTCGGTTTGTGGACTGCTTTACGCCTTATTCGCCGGTAGCCCGCTGATCATTTTGGGCGGGATAGGACCGTTGTTGATTTTCACCATCATTCTGTTTCAACTTTGCAAGGACTTGGGCTACGCCGATCAGTTCCTCGGCGTCTATGGTTGGGTGGGATTGTGGACGTCCTTGATGACGGTCTTGTTGGCGGTCACCGGCGCTAGCAACCTGATGAAGTACTTCACGCGGTTTACCGATGAAATTTTTTCCGCATTGATGTCGTTAATTTTCATCTACAAAGCAGTTGAAGCTTTGTTGGTTGAATTTCATGCCAGCGACGTGGAGCAGGGCGGTTCGCACGAGAAAGCATTGTTAGCTTTGGTGTTAGCAGTCGGCACGTTCTACATCGCCATGACTCTGGCGGGATTTCGCAACAGTAAGTACCTGCTTCCGTGGATTCGAGAGTTCTTAGCAGACTTTGGGCCTTCGATTGCTCTTTGTGCGATGATCTATGTGGCTTGGTCGCTGGGAGGCATCGACACGCTTGAAACACTAAAGGTAAGTGGGTCAGCAGATGCTGCATCACGAAGTTCGTGGGTGGTTGATCTTTGGAGCGTACCGGTTTGGATCAAGTTTGCCGCCGCGGGACCGGCAGCTCTTGCAACCGTGCTGGTGTTCTTGTCACAAAATATCACGGCGAGGTTGGTCAACAGCCACGAGAATAAGCTTGTCAAAGGCGAAGCCTATCATTTGGATTTGGCGGTTGTCGGTGGGCTAATAGGACTTTCAAGCCTATTTGGTTGGCCTTGGATGGTGGCGGCAACGGTGCGGTCTCTGGCCCACGTGCGAGCGTTGTCAACGTTCCAAGAAGTCGTTAGTAAGAGCCAGCGACGAGAGGAAATCATTCACGTCGCAGAAAACCGCGTAACGGGAATTGCGATCCATGTTTTGATCGGTGGAACGTTGCTAGTGTTGCCCCTGCTTGAATACGTTCCCATGGCTACGCTTTACGGTATTTTCCTGTTCATGGGATTCGTTTCCCTTCGTGGCATTCAGTTCATCGAACGCATCGGTTTTTTATTGATGGATTCAAAGTTGTATCCCATCAATCACTACACGCGTCGGGTGCCGACGCGAACGATCAATCTTTTCACGATGATTCAGTTTGTTTGCCTAGTGGTACTTTGCCTGGTGAATGTCGCACCTTATCAACCGTTGCGGATTCTGTTCCCGGTTTTCATTGCTCTATTGGTCCCAATTCGGTTTTTGCTGGATCGCTTCTTCGACAAGGATCATTTGGCATTCCTGGATGCTGACGAGGTCCCCGAAGAAGAAGGTTCGCATTGGATGTAA
- a CDS encoding NAD-dependent epimerase/dehydratase family protein — MVCRQDKVRLSCSVHYTNDVIGNIDGAKREVNIGITGATGFLGHHLIETFAAQGHSIVAWSRDPDTVKLKGKAANADITWIRGRLGDQQASDELARRSDVLIHAAVFRDGDSFIGSEGDPIEYFDVNVTGSMRLLEAASQHEVNRFVFISSGAVHERVAPDRVLDETHPHWPASIYGAYKSSVESMIHAYGWSGRLDACTVRPTSIYGVTDPISKSKWFELVSDVVDGKTVKPTGGGKMVHAHDVAKAAWLCATTDQNVKGETFNTCDRFISHYEVATIAKEITGSKSEIEGDPKQAGNPMNTDKLEGLGFDFGHTKLLRATIADLIKAIQHSRQH; from the coding sequence ATGGTTTGTCGACAAGATAAAGTTCGGCTTTCCTGCAGCGTCCACTACACCAACGATGTGATTGGTAACATCGACGGAGCTAAACGAGAAGTGAATATTGGCATAACCGGGGCAACCGGATTTCTTGGACATCACCTGATCGAAACGTTTGCGGCCCAGGGGCACTCCATCGTGGCTTGGTCACGTGACCCCGACACTGTGAAACTCAAGGGCAAAGCAGCTAACGCAGACATCACCTGGATTCGAGGACGTTTGGGGGACCAACAGGCGAGTGACGAACTAGCTCGTCGATCCGATGTCTTGATTCACGCTGCTGTCTTTCGTGATGGCGATTCGTTCATCGGATCCGAAGGCGACCCGATTGAGTATTTCGATGTGAATGTGACAGGCTCGATGCGTCTGTTAGAGGCGGCATCGCAGCACGAAGTGAACCGATTCGTCTTCATTTCATCGGGGGCGGTTCACGAACGAGTGGCACCTGATCGAGTACTCGACGAAACGCATCCGCATTGGCCAGCGTCCATCTATGGGGCCTATAAGTCATCGGTCGAATCCATGATTCACGCCTACGGATGGTCAGGCAGGCTTGACGCATGCACCGTGCGTCCCACATCTATCTACGGGGTCACCGATCCCATTTCGAAATCAAAGTGGTTTGAATTGGTCAGCGATGTGGTGGATGGCAAAACGGTCAAGCCGACCGGGGGCGGCAAGATGGTTCATGCTCACGACGTTGCTAAGGCTGCGTGGTTATGCGCAACAACAGATCAAAATGTGAAAGGCGAAACGTTCAATACGTGTGATCGCTTCATCAGTCATTATGAAGTGGCGACGATCGCGAAAGAGATCACCGGGTCGAAATCTGAGATCGAAGGAGATCCCAAACAAGCTGGAAACCCCATGAATACGGACAAATTAGAAGGACTGGGGTTTGATTTCGGCCACACCAAGCTATTGCGGGCGACTATCGCTGATCTGATCAAAGCGATTCAACATTCGAGACAGCACTGA